A single window of Cydia splendana chromosome 13, ilCydSple1.2, whole genome shotgun sequence DNA harbors:
- the LOC134796069 gene encoding NADH dehydrogenase [ubiquinone] 1 alpha subcomplex subunit 6-like, translating to MSSQRAIQVGQKLVKPVLSTTPGEARRRVLNLYKAWYRQIPYIVKDYDIPKSEEQCRQKLRELFLANKDVTDIRVIDLLVIKGQMELKETVEIWKQKGHIMSYFKPTEEPKPKDFLSKFFASNE from the exons atgtctTCTCAGCGAGCTATACAAGTCGGGCAAAAACTTGTAAAGCCAGTGCTCTCGACTACTCCTGGGGAAGCCAGGAGACGAGTCCTGAACCTTTACAAAGCATGGTACCGTCAAATCCCCTATATCG TAAAGGACTATGACATCCCAAAGTCAGAAGAGCAGTGCCGACAGAAGTTGAGGGAACTGTTCCTCGCTAATAAAGATGTCACTGACATCAGAGTTATTGACTTGCTGGTCATCAAg GGACAAATGGAGCTGAAAGAAACTGTAGAAATCTGGAAACAAAAAGGCCACATCATGTCATATTTCAAACCCACAGAGGAGCCCAAACCAAAGGACTTCCTGTCCAAGTTCTTTGCTAGCAATGAATAG